CGCGCCCAGCGCGCCCGCGCCAAGATCCGCAAGATCGACTCGCTCGGCATCGAGGAACGCCTTGTGCCCGGCGAGGAGATCCCCACCGCCGTCGCCCGCCTCCTCCAGTTGCACCGGCTCCAGTGGCAGGGCCGCGGCGTCACCCCCGAACACCTCAGCGCCCGCTTCGCGGACCATCTGGCCCGCGCGGTACGGGCCATGGCCGCCTCCGGTGACGCGGCCGTCACCGAATTCCGGCTGGCCGGCGAGGTGGTGGCCGCCGATCTCACCCTGATGTCCGGGAGCCTCGCGGGCGGCTATCTGTACGGCGCCGACCCGATACTGCGCGAGCGGAAGATCGACGTCGCCACGATGCTGCTGCGCGGGAGCGCCCGGCGGATCAGCGCCGACGGGCGTACGACGCTGAGCATGCTGCGGGGCAACGAGCCGTACAAGCACCACTGGCGCCCCGAGGCCGTCCACAACCAGCGGCTGCTGCTGGCGCGCGGCCGGCTGGCCCCCGCGCTGCGGCTGATCGCCGCCCACGCCACCGCCCGGAACCGGGCCGCCGTGCTCGTCAACGAGCGGCTGCCGGTGATGAAGGCGGGCCTGGCGAGGCGGACCCGCCGCGGCGACGGCAAGGGATGAGGCCCGACAGGGCGGACCCGGCCGCGCCGTGCCCCGCCCCCGCCCCGGCCGCCGCCGTGCCGCCGCGATGACCGGCCGTGCCACGACGGGCCGTCAGGACAGCCGGCGCCGCCAGTCCTCGAAGGCCAGACAGACCCTCTTCCCGAGGAGCGCCTCGATCCACGAACTCAGATTCAGCGCGGCGCAGTCGTCCGGGGCCTCGGGCTCCGCCGGTTCACCGGGCTCCAGCGGGTCACCCGGCTCCGGCTCCGGTTCGGGCTTGGGCGCGGGTTCGGTGACGGGGTCGGGCACGGGGGTGACCGGGTCGCTCGGCTCCGGCTCCGGCTCCACGGGCACGCTCGGCTCCGGCTCCGGCTCGGGCCGGGGCTCCGGCGTCCGCCCGTACAGCGTTGAACGGAACACGTCCGACGACCGCGGATTCTCCTCGCACTGCCACACACCGTGCGGGCAGTAATCCGTGAGCGTGTGATAGAGCGGCCGGTGTTCCTCGATCCATTCGAGCATCCCCCGCATGTACGCGGGATTGTCGCCGTTACGGAAGAGGCCCCACTCCGGATAGGAGATCACCTTTCCATGCTCAGCCGCGAATTCCACATGGTGCCGGAGCCCGAACGGCTCGTTCACCTGCTCCTCGAACGTCCGTCCGGGCGGCTGGTCGTAGGAGTCCATTCCCATGATGTCCACGACGTCGTCGCCCGGATAGCACTCGGTCCAGGCAATGGCGTCCCGGCCCCGGTTGGGCGCGAAATCGAAACGGAATTCCTGGCCGGGCACCGCGCGCATGGTGCGGACGATCCGCTTCCAGTACGCCTTCCACGCGCGCGGGTCGGGCCCGCAGCGATGGGTGTACGTGGTGCCGTTCATCTCCCAGCCGAGGACGATCACCGTGTCCGGCACCCCGAGCGCGACCAGCCGCTCCGCCAGGACCTCGAAGTGCCGGTCGTACGCGCCGCGCGCGCCCCGGCGCAGCTCCCGGCGGACGAGATGGTCGCGCACCCGCTCCTCGTTGCGCTCCAGCATCGGCACGTTGAGCACGAACATCCGGTCCGCTCGGGCCTTGCGCCACTCCGCCCAGTCCCCGAGGAAACTCGGGGCGCCCTCGATGTTGGACCACACGTCGCCCGGCAGGTACGTGTGCCCGACCCGCAGCTCCGTACCGCCCAGCCATCGCTGCATACCGGCGATCCGGCGCACGCCGTCGGCGCCGTAGTCGAGGTACGCGCCGACCGCCGGTGAGGCCACCTCCGGCCGTCCG
Above is a window of Streptomyces sp. NBC_01498 DNA encoding:
- a CDS encoding glycoside hydrolase family 26 protein, with protein sequence MSQRRRRLISTYVGAVTAGLLVSGSVLPIASHAAGPPAPGRPEVASPAVGAYLDYGADGVRRIAGMQRWLGGTELRVGHTYLPGDVWSNIEGAPSFLGDWAEWRKARADRMFVLNVPMLERNEERVRDHLVRRELRRGARGAYDRHFEVLAERLVALGVPDTVIVLGWEMNGTTYTHRCGPDPRAWKAYWKRIVRTMRAVPGQEFRFDFAPNRGRDAIAWTECYPGDDVVDIMGMDSYDQPPGRTFEEQVNEPFGLRHHVEFAAEHGKVISYPEWGLFRNGDNPAYMRGMLEWIEEHRPLYHTLTDYCPHGVWQCEENPRSSDVFRSTLYGRTPEPRPEPEPEPSVPVEPEPEPSDPVTPVPDPVTEPAPKPEPEPEPGDPLEPGEPAEPEAPDDCAALNLSSWIEALLGKRVCLAFEDWRRRLS
- a CDS encoding GNAT family N-acetyltransferase, with product MATESATEHPGSRRRTRPASVRRAAPAALTSDICHDPGRFGALAAEWTALHRRTSAATPFQSHAWLHSWWLSYGTPGRLRVVLVRRGGALVAAAPLMLARRPLPALVPLGGTISDFSDVLLDDEHADSAARALARALATAARSAVIDLREVRPGAAAERVYHCWDGPRDRLDDSLCLELPAVPMDRLLARLPSSRAQRARAKIRKIDSLGIEERLVPGEEIPTAVARLLQLHRLQWQGRGVTPEHLSARFADHLARAVRAMAASGDAAVTEFRLAGEVVAADLTLMSGSLAGGYLYGADPILRERKIDVATMLLRGSARRISADGRTTLSMLRGNEPYKHHWRPEAVHNQRLLLARGRLAPALRLIAAHATARNRAAVLVNERLPVMKAGLARRTRRGDGKG